The Sandaracinus amylolyticus genomic interval ACGCTCCCGTCGCGAACGGCGCGTCAGCTCGCGCGCCCGATGTTCGCGACGAGATGATCGGCGATGCGCTCCCAGAGGCCGGGCGGCAGGTTGTGGCCCATGCCCTCGATCATCACGAGCTCGGCGCCCGGGATCGCCGCGGCGGTCGCGCGACCGCCGCTCGGATCGCACAGCGTGTCCGCGAGCCCGTGCACGACGAGCGTCGGCACGCGCAGCGCGCGCAGCCGCTCGGTGCGATCACCCGACGCGACCGTCGCGACCGCCTGGCGTGCGATCGAGAGCTCGTCGTGATCACGCTCGAACGCGAGCGCGGCCATCTCCGCGATCGCCGCAGGATCGACGGGAAATGCAGGCGATCCGACGATCTCGTAGCGCCGCACCGCGGCGGCGACGTACGCGTCGCGCGTCTGCGGAAGGCCCGCGCCGAAGAGCGCCTTCGCGGTCTCGGGATGCACCTGTCCGACCGACGGATCGCCGGTCGTGAACATCATCGACGCGAGCGAGCGCACGCGCGACGGATGCTCGATCGCGATCGTCTGCGCGATCGCGCCGCCCATCGACGCGCCGACGACGTGCGCGGCGTCGATGCCGAGCGCATCGAGAAGCCCGATGGCGTCCGCCGCCATGTCGGAGAGCGTGTACGACGCGGACGAGAGATCGCCCTTCAGCGCGGCCGGCAGATCGGGCGGCGGCGCGTCGACCATGTGCGTGGAGCGACCGGCGTCGCGGTTGTCGAAGCGCACCACGTGGAGCCCGCGCGCGACGAGCGCTTCGAGGAACCCGATCGGCCAGTGCACGAGCTGGTTGGCGAGCCCCATCACCAGCAGCACGGTCGGGTGCGCCGGATCGCCGTGCGACTGCCAGGCGATGTCGATGCGCGCCGGTCCGACGTTCTTCGCGATTCGCTCGGTGTTCATGCTCTCTCCTCCGTCTCGCCGAGCGCGGTGAGCGCCTCGTCGAGGTAACGCATGAGCGGGGGATCCCACCCTGCGAGGTCCTTCGGCGGCGCGAACCGCCGCAAGTGCGCGAGCGCTTCGAGGGTCGCGGGGTCGCCTCCCGCGAAGTCGACGATGCGCGCGCGGGCCTCGCGCGCGATGGCGCGCGGCGCCGGCGCGGAGGGCGGCTCGCCCGCGTTCATGCACGCGCGGAGCTCTCGACCGAGCGCGCGCCATCGCGCCTCGACGTCCTTCGGCGCGCTGCCCTCTCTGCGGCGCGCGTCGCTCCGGCGGAGCACGCGCGAGGTCGCCTCGATCGTCGCGAGCATCACGTCGGGGTCGATCGCGTCCTTCGCGCCGACGAGATCGAGCATCGCGCGCAGGCTCTCGAGCCGCGCGATCTCCGCGTCGACGCGGGCGCGGTGGGCGCGCAGCACGTCGCCGAGCGCGGCGCGATCGCGGTCGAGCATGCGAGCGATCGTCGTGAGCGGGAGCCCGATGTCGCGCAGCGCGCAGATGCGATAGATGCGGCGGACGTCGTCCTCGTCGTAGAGGCGCTGGCGTCCGGCGGTGCGTGATCGCGGCCGGAGCAGCCCCACGTGCTCGTAGTGGCGGAGGGCGCGCACGGTGAGGCCCGTCGCATCCGCGAGCTCGCCGATGCGCCAGCGGCGTCCGCTCGTCGCGCGCTTCGTCATGAGGAGGGGACGATACGAGCTGACGTCGCGTCAGCTTCAAGGCGGAATGAGCGCGCTCCGATCGTTCCGAACAGGGGGGTCGTCCGCATCCAGGAGCGCTCATCGTTGCGCGCTCTGCAACGATGAGTCGCGTCGGTGCCCTCTCCCGAGCTCGCCCGGCACGCCGCAGGTTCGCTCGCGTCAGGAGGGTTTCCCCATGAGCGATCGCATCCGCCGCTACGCCCCGCACGCCGCACGCATCGTGCTCGGCCTGCTCTTCTTCGTGTTCGGGCTCAACGGCTTCCTGCAGTTCATCCCGCAGCCTCCGCCTCCGCTCGAGGCCGGTGCGTTCCTCGGTGGTCTCGCGGCTGCCGGCTACATGTTCCCGCTGATCAAGGGCACCGAGGTCGTCGCGGGCGTGCTCTTGCTCGCGAACCGGTTCGTCCCGCTGGCGCTCGTGCTGCTGGCGCCGATCGTGGTGAACATCGTGTTCTTCCACGCAGTGCTCGCGCCCGACGGGATGGGGATGGTGCTGTTCATCCTCGCGCTCGAGGTCGGGCTCGCGTTCGCGTACCGCAACGCGTTCCGCGACGTGCTCGCGCTCGACGCGAAGCCGACGGCGCAGCCCGCGGCGAGCGCCGAGGCGTCGCGCCGCGCGATCGCGACGGCGTGATCGATTCGGCGTCGCGGCGGCGCGCGTCAGACGATGACGCCCGCCGCCGCGACGTCGGCGTGCTGCGGTACGAGCTCGACGCGGCGCCTGCGTACCTGCGCGCACCGATGGTGCTCGCACGGACGGCGACGTGCGCGCCCACGTCGACGCCAGCGCCGAGCACCCGCCGCACGTGCGGCTCGCGCCGCGCCGCTAAGATGCACGCATGTGCATGTTCTCGGCGCGTCGCCCGGCGGGCCTCTTCGCGTCGCTCTTCGCGCAGCCGGTGAAGGTCTCGGGCACGCGCATCTTCGCGCGCTGCGACGGAGCGACGCAGACCCTCGCGTACTCGATGCACCTCCGAAGCAAGCAGGAGCTCGCGATGGTGCTGCCGATCCCCGTCGCGCACGGCGCACGCGAGGACGCCGTCGAGTTCGTCGACCTGAGCGGCGCCCCCGCGATCTTCGACCAGCTCGCGATGTGCTTCGTGGTGATGGCGCCCCAGTCGAAGGGCGCGCCGGTGGCGCGGTTCGCCGCGCCGTTGCCGACGCTGAAGGTGTGCTCGGTGGGCGCGTTCGACGCGTCGTACGTCCCGAGCATCCGCGATTTCGTGCGCCTCGATGCACGCTTCCGCATGCCCGAGGCGGTGTGGCGCGCGCTGCCGCGCTACGAGGACTGGGGGTTCGCGGTGTTCACGCTGAAGAAGGGCGACCACCGCGTGCACCCGATGGCGTTCCGGTTTCCCACGCGAGATGCAGCGCGGACCTTCTTCCCGACGGTGCACGTCCACGACGGCGAGGTGCACGAACAGGCGGAGTTCGACCACGAGCTCTACTGGCAGGGCGAGCGCGGCACGGAGCGCGACGAGCGCGGATACGTGCACGCGAGCGCACAGATGGAGGAGAGCTCGCGCGGCGTGGTCCGGGCAGGCGAAG includes:
- a CDS encoding alpha/beta fold hydrolase yields the protein MNTERIAKNVGPARIDIAWQSHGDPAHPTVLLVMGLANQLVHWPIGFLEALVARGLHVVRFDNRDAGRSTHMVDAPPPDLPAALKGDLSSASYTLSDMAADAIGLLDALGIDAAHVVGASMGGAIAQTIAIEHPSRVRSLASMMFTTGDPSVGQVHPETAKALFGAGLPQTRDAYVAAAVRRYEIVGSPAFPVDPAAIAEMAALAFERDHDELSIARQAVATVASGDRTERLRALRVPTLVVHGLADTLCDPSGGRATAAAIPGAELVMIEGMGHNLPPGLWERIADHLVANIGRAS
- a CDS encoding MerR family transcriptional regulator encodes the protein MTKRATSGRRWRIGELADATGLTVRALRHYEHVGLLRPRSRTAGRQRLYDEDDVRRIYRICALRDIGLPLTTIARMLDRDRAALGDVLRAHRARVDAEIARLESLRAMLDLVGAKDAIDPDVMLATIEATSRVLRRSDARRREGSAPKDVEARWRALGRELRACMNAGEPPSAPAPRAIAREARARIVDFAGGDPATLEALAHLRRFAPPKDLAGWDPPLMRYLDEALTALGETEERA